A genomic segment from Nicotiana sylvestris chromosome 1, ASM39365v2, whole genome shotgun sequence encodes:
- the LOC104247337 gene encoding probable alkaline/neutral invertase B, translating to MSTLSGDVSNHGGSIRNVDSFSSVAELEDIDFSRLPRPRHLNVERQGSLERSLTDTQLGFSPHPPSRAENFFRALDHFDGVFSPSKRSGFTTPRSPFGPGPNPMIAEAWEALRRTLVHFRGQPVGTIAALDNSDEKLNYDQVFVRDFVPSALAFLMNGEPEIVKNFILKTLRLQSWEKKIDRFQLGEGVMPASFKVLHDPVRNTETLIADFGESAIGRVAPVDSGFWWIILLRAYTKSTGDTSLSEMPECQKGMRLILSLCLSEGFDTFPTLLCADGCSMIDRRMGVYGYPIEIQALFFMALRCALLLLKHDAEGKEFIERIVKRLHALSYHMRNYFWLDLKQLNDIYRYKTEEYSHTAVNKFNIMPDSLPEWVFDFMPVCGGYFIGNVGPSNMDFRWFCLGNCIAILSSLATHEQATKIMDLIESRWHELVGEMPLKVCYPAIEGHEWRIVTGCDPKNTRWSYHNGGSWPVLLWLLTAACIKTGRPQIARRAIELAELRLSKDGWPEYYDGKLGRFIGKQARKYQTWSIAGYLVAKMMLEDPSHLGMIALEEDKQLKPVLKRSASF from the exons ATGTCAACACTTTCTGGGGATGTATCTAATCATGGTGGTAGTATAAGAAATGTTGACTCTTTCAGTAGTGTGGCCGAATTGGAAGACATTGATTTCTCGAGGTTACCTAGGCCAAGACACTTGAATGTTGAGAGGCAGGGCTCACTTGAGAGGTCCCTTACTGATACTCAACTGGGCTTCTCTCCCCATCCCCCTTCTAGAGCTGAAAATTTCTTCCGCGCTTTGGACCACTTCGATGGTGTTTTTTCACCATCAAAAAGATCGGGGTTCACTACCCCTAGGTCACCCTTTGGACCTGGGCCAAATCCTATGATTGCCGAGGCTTGGGAAGCTTTGAGGCGTACCTTGGTACACTTTCGCGGGCAGCCTGTTGGGACTATTGCTGCACTAGATAATTCAGACGAAAAGCTTAACTATGATCAG GTGTTTGTCAGAGACTTTGTTCCAAGTGCGCTGGCTTTTCTAATGAACGGGGAACCAGAAATAGTGAAGAATTTCATCTTGAAGACTCTTCGTCTTCAATCATGGGAGAAAAAGATAGATCGATTCCAATTGGGAGAGGGTGTAATGCCAGCTAGTTTCAAAGTACTCCATGATCCAGTTAGAAATACCGAGACATTAATCGCAGATTTTGGTGAGAGTGCAATAGGAAGAGTGGCTCCTGTTGATTCTGGATTTTGGTGGATTATATTACTTCGTGCATACACAAAGTCTACAGGGGACACTTCCCTATCTGAGATGCCTGAATGCCAGAAGGGTATGCGCCTGATACTCAGTCTGTGCCTTTCAGAGGGGTTTGACACATTTCCAACTCTTCTTTGTGCCGACGGATGCAGTATGATAGATCGTAGAATG GGTGTTTATGGATACCCAATAGAAATACAAGCACTATTCTTCATGGCTTTAAGGTGTGCACTTCTTTTACTCAAGCATGACGCTGAAGGGAAGGAGTTCATAGAACGAATTGTGAAGAGACTGCATGCGTTGAGCTATCACATGAGAAATTACTTTTGGCTTGACTTAAAGCAACTTAATGACATATACAGATATAAAACTGAAGAATATTCTCACACAGCAGTCAACAAGTTTAATATCATGCCTGATTCTCTACCAGAATGGGTTTTTGATTTCATGCCAGTTTGTGGTGGCTATTTCATTGGAAATGTTGGTCCTTCAAACATGGATTTCCGTTGGTTCTGCTTGGGCAACTGTATTGCAATTTTATCTAGCTTAGCAACCCATGAACAGGCAACCAAGATCATGGATCTTATTGAGTCACGTTGGCATGAATTGGTAGGAGAGATGCCTTTGAAGGTTTGTTATCCGGCGATAGAGGGTCATGAGTGGCGGATTGTAACCGGATGTGATCCAAAAAACACTAGATGGAGCTACCACAACGGGGGATCATGGCCAG TGCTTCTATGGCTCCTCACAGCAGCGTGTATCAAGACCGGGAGGCCTCAGATTGCAAGACGTGCCATTGAACTTGCTGAACTTCGGTTGTCCAAGGATGGGTGGCCTGAATATTATGATGGAAAACTTGGCCGATTCATAGGCAAGCAAGCACGTAAATATCAAACATGGTCAATAGCTGGGTATTTGGTGGCAAAGATGATGCTTGAAGACCCATCTCATTTGGGAATGATTGCACTTGAGGAAGACAAGCAACTGAAGCCTGTCTTGAAACGATCAGCTTCGTTTTGA